In the Longimicrobiaceae bacterium genome, CAGACTTCTAGGGCGGGTTGCCTATCAGTCCAGAGTGACGATAGGGCTGGTTTACCGCATTCCGGGGAAGTTTGTGCTCTGGACCGATGCGAAAACTGCTCTAGCCATCGGCGTGAGTCGCGCGCGAATCCGAAGCCGTGGCACCGCCATGCGAGAGAGGGGGTGCCGCCCGAAGTCCGGGGAAAAGCAGATGCCGATGCCCGCCAGGGAGCATCGGCATCTCTGCATCTACCGAACTGACGTTGTGGGCGACGCGTTCGCCGCTGACGATCAGCGCGCCGCGCCGGAACTTCCGGACTGCTCGACTTCGCGGAAGAAGTCCCCGATGCGCTGCATGCCCTGGGCGAGCATCTCCGGGGTGGCGACCCAGGAGAGGCGGAGCCAGCCCTCGGCGCTCTCGCCGAAGGCGCGGCCAGGGACGGTGACCACGCGCCGCTCCACCAGCAGCCGCTCCGCCGCATCGACCGAGGCGGCGGCGAGGGCCGGGGGGAGCATCACCATGCAGTAGAACGCGCCCTCCGGCGCCAGGTGCGGCACGCCGTGCTCGTGCGCCAGCCGCAGCAGCATCTCGCGGCGGCGGGCGTAGAGCGGACGCTGCGCCCGGAGCCCGCCGTCCTGGCGGAAGATCGCGAGCGCGACCTGCTCGGAGAAGGTGCTGGACGCGGTGTTGACCAGCTGGTGCACCTTCACCGCCTCGGCGATCACCTCCGCCGGGCCGATGAGCCAGCCCAGGCGCAGGCCGGTGAGCGCGTTGCTCTTGGAGAGCGACCCGGCGACCAGCGTGTCGGGATGGTAGGCGGCGATGGAGACGGGCGGCTCGGGCGTGTAGTACAGCTCGCGGTACACCTCGTCCGACAGCACGTACACCGGAGGCCCGGGGCGCTCCGCCAGCCCGCGCGCCAGCGCCTCCAGCTCCGCCGCGGGCCACACGCGGCCGGTGGGGTTCGACGGAGTGCTGAGGATGATCATGCGCGTGTCCGGCCCCATCGCCTCCAGCAGCGTGGCGGCGCAGGGCGCGAACCCGTCGTCCGCCGACAGCGCCACGGTGCGGTGCCGGATGCCTTCCATCACGCAGATCTTGGGATACGCCAGGTAACACGGCTCCACAATCAGCACCTCGTCGCGGGCCGGGTCCAGCACCGTCTTGATCGCGAGGTAGATCGCCTCTTCCGAGCCCACCGTGATGCAGACGTTCGCCGCCTCCGTCTTCCCGGGGTGCGCGTGGTATGTGGCGATGGCTTCGCGCAGGGCGCCGTAGCCCGCGTTGGGCGAGTACGGGCAGCCGTTCTCGCGCACCCACGCCAGCGCGGCCTCGAACGCGGCGGGGTCGGGGTGCAGCGTGGGCTCGCCGAGGCCCAGGTCCACGTCGCCGGGCTGCTTGCGCGCGTTGATGGCGCGGATGAGCGACGGTGCGATGCGCGCGAGGAGCGGGTTCATGCGGCGAAGAAGCGGTGGAGGGCCATGAAGCAGCTCTCCAGCGAGTCCACGCTGCACCACTCGTTCGCCTGGTGGCACTGCGATGTCTCGCCGGGGCCGAAGTTCACGGCG is a window encoding:
- a CDS encoding pyridoxal phosphate-dependent aminotransferase gives rise to the protein MNPLLARIAPSLIRAINARKQPGDVDLGLGEPTLHPDPAAFEAALAWVRENGCPYSPNAGYGALREAIATYHAHPGKTEAANVCITVGSEEAIYLAIKTVLDPARDEVLIVEPCYLAYPKICVMEGIRHRTVALSADDGFAPCAATLLEAMGPDTRMIILSTPSNPTGRVWPAAELEALARGLAERPGPPVYVLSDEVYRELYYTPEPPVSIAAYHPDTLVAGSLSKSNALTGLRLGWLIGPAEVIAEAVKVHQLVNTASSTFSEQVALAIFRQDGGLRAQRPLYARRREMLLRLAHEHGVPHLAPEGAFYCMVMLPPALAAASVDAAERLLVERRVVTVPGRAFGESAEGWLRLSWVATPEMLAQGMQRIGDFFREVEQSGSSGAAR